The window TGTAGTGCGCAATGTGCTCATGGAAAGACTCCGAATGGTTGGCAGATTTTCTTGGGCGAGCTGTAGGTTTTGTTGTCGGTCGCTCTGCGGGACCATGGAGGTCTAATGTACCGGCTTGTCCGTGAACGAAGCGGCTACAAATGCGCGGATGAAAAGTGGTTTATTGCGAAAATGCGAACGGGCACAGTATTTCGTGCGTCGGGTGCGGGCTTGCGCGCCTGTCGCGAGCAGCCCCGAAGCCCCCGGTAGGAGCGAGCATGCTCGCGATGGCGGTGTGTTGGGTGAGTCATAGCCAAGTCATTCAGCCCACCGTCATCCGCCTCACCACGCGCCGAATCATCGGCGCCGCCAGCACCACCACCGGCAACATCGATACCCACGACAGCGCCCACGCGTTCAACCAGCGGCCGGCAAAGGCCAGGTCGAGCGCATGGGGTGTGGTGGCGATGGCGGCCGCGACCGCGCAGGTCAGGCCGGATTGAACGACGCCGAAAACGAAATGCTCATAACGGGCGGGGATTTTCATCGGGGGTTCTCGAGAAAGAGCGGGGGGGCGCGATGCCCGGCCGCTCGGGCACGATCAAGCCGGTTGCAGTTGCGCGATAGTCTCTTCGGTGGTCCACAGCCCGTGGGCGAGGAAGCGGTAATTGATGATGGCCGCCAGGTAGCCGTCGCCATCCGGCAGGCGCGGGCCGGCGGTGGCGTCGCGTACCACGACTATTTCAAAGCCCTGTTCGAGCAGTTCGCGCAGGTGTGATTCCACGCAAAGGTTGGCCGCCATGCCGGCGAGGATGATCTGCGACACGCCTTTCTTGCGCAATTGCAGCGCCAGGTCGTTGGTTTCCGGGCCGTAGACCTTGTGCGGCGAGGCGATGATGGTCTCGCCGTCGAGAATGTACGGCTTGTAGATCTCGAGGAAATCGGCGCCGGAGCCTTCGAAGTTTTCCAGGGTGTTCGGTCCCTTGCGATCGAACATGCAGATGCTGTGCATGACCTTTTCCAGCGGACCGCCAAAATGCCAGTCGTGGTCGTGCGGGTAGTAATAGTGTGGCGACACGGCCACGGGCAGGTCGTGAGCCTTGAAGGCCTTGAACAGTTTTTCCAGGTTTTCGACGGTGTTGTTCTCGACGATGCTCTCACCGAACACCGCCCAACTGGCGCCGGCAGGGCTGAGGAAGTCGTTCTGTGGGTCGATGACCACCAGGGCGGCTTTGCTCAGGTCGAGCTTGAAACCAGTGGCAGGCAGTGCGGGTTCGGCGGGGTCGGCGTACAGATGGCTCATGACGATTTACCTCTTGGGTGCTTGCGTGGATGAGACGTGAATGTTGCTTTATATAAATGACCAGTCGTCTTATTAATGAGGAAAAAAAACTCACTCCAATAGCCGAGGCAAGACCATCGATACGAAACGCTGCAGAGGTGCACCGTCGCGCAGGACCTTGCCGCGCATGACCGCACCTTCCCAGCCTTCGACGATGACACTGGCCAGCGCTTCGGCGTCGTGAGTTTCAGAGAGTTCGCGGCGCTGCTGCGCTTCACGCAGGCAGCTCGCGAGCAAACCTTCCCAGCGCGCCAGCACATCGGCCAGACGCTTGCGGGTTTGTTCGCTGCCATTGGACATTTCCAGGGACAGGTTGCCAATCAGGCAACCCAGGCTGTATTCATGCTCGCCGTGCTCGAGCACCAGGGCCTGGAAGAACTGGCCGATGCGCTCCAGCGGCTTGACCCGGGCGTCGTAGAAGATCGGCCCGTGGCGGGTTTCGATCGAGGTCCAGTATTCCTCGAGGATCTCTGCCGCGAAGTCTTCCTTGCTGGCGAAGTAGTTGTAGAAAGAGCCCTTGGGAATCTCGGCAGCGGCGGTGATGTCCTGGACGCCGCAGCCGTTGAAGCCACGGTTGTGAACCACCTGGCGGCCAATCGACAGCAAACGGGATCTGACTTCGAGGTTGACCGGGCGAGCCATGACAGAGACATCCAGTGATGAGAAAGTTTTAATAAACTAACTGGTCATCTATGTTTCGTCAACAGTCGAATTGACTGCCAATCAGTCCGCCTGCGCCATCTCGATGTACTCGAGCATCTTCTCGTTGCCATCGAGAATGTCACGGCAGATGGCCGCCCGTGCCGCCGCGCCATCGCGGCGCTTGAGTGCGTCGAGCACTTCCCAGTGATGGTCGATGGCCATGCGCTCGTTGAAGTTGCCATAGGCACGGGCGATCAGTGGGCCGGTGCGCATCCACAGGCTATCGAGCAAACCCGCCAGCACCGGCATGCGCGCGATGGTGGTCAGCGCGTAGTGAAATTGCTGATTGCACTTGAGAGCGGCTTGCAAGTCCTGGGCGTTGATCGCGGCGATGTTGTTTTCGATGCAGGCTTGCAGGTCTGCGAGTTCGCTGTCGGTCACCAGCGCGGCGGCCGTCTCCGCAGCCAGGCCTTCAAGCGCCAGGCGGATGCTGCGGATCTCGCCGTATTGCGCGGCGGTGAGGATGGGTACGCGGATGTCACGCGGGGTCTTGAGGATCAGCGCCTGTTCCTTGGCCAGTTGCAGGATCGCGTCGCGCACCGGTGTGACGCTGGTGCCCAGTTGTTCGGCCAGGTCGCGGATGCGCAGGCGGTCATCGGGCTGGAAACGCCCGGTGATCAGTGCCTCGCGCAGCAACTCGTAGATGCCACTGCCCAGGTAAGAGTGATTGAGGGTTTGAATAGGGTAGGGGTTGCTCATTGATCGCTCATCTGCGGCGGATGCCCGGCCCGAATGATGGAAGTTTCCGGCCGGGATTTCCAGATTATTTCAGACGTGCTGACCACCGTTGACATGAATCTCCGAACCGTTGATGTACGACGCGCCTCGGGTGCAGAGGAAATGCACCAGGGATGCGACTTCTTCCGGCTTGCCCAAGCGGTGCATGGGGATCTGCTGATCGACGATCAGTTCGGTCCCGGCAGACAGGATCGACGTCTCGATCTCACCCGGTGCAATCGCATTGACGGGGTTTGGGGAGCAATGGAACCAAAAACCAACGTAAGCTCTGAATCCCACCGTAAAGGGGCTTTCCGATCTCCAGCTCACCCGCCAGGCATTACTCTCTGATCAGTGCCTCGATGATCGGGCAGATCGTTCCGCCGTCTCCCGCATCACATTGCTGCACCAGTTCGCCTAACAGTTGCTGCATGACGACCAAGTCGGCCATCTTCTGCTCGATCAACGCGAGCTTGCGTGCAGCCCGTGCTCGCGTTTCTGTGGGAGGAAAATAAAGTGTCATCCTAACTACAGGACCCTGCAACGTAGCAATTCCTGCAAAAATCCATTTAAAACAATGACTTATTTCAATTCTGCCATCTGCAAGCGTTTTGTGGGGATGGAGGCCGGAATCATTAAAGTATCATCCTAATTTTCGCTCAACCTTGGAAAATGCTGAGAATCGTAAAAATAAAGTTTCATCCTTTCCGCTACTAGTTCAAGGCTTTCCCGCCGCTTTCTTCCGGCCGCCGGCAACAACGCTGCTTGGCTGAGGCGATCCACTTGCGCTACCGCTCACTGATCAGATCGCACTTGAACTCGACGAGCAGCCAACCATCAGGCCGAGCGTGATCGCCAAAAAAAAGGTTCATCGCGCTTTCCCGGGGAAGGCAGCCTTGATTTTCAGGAAAAAGTATTCCGAGTCCCGAAAACCATAGGCCATACGCTTGATCACCTTGATGCGGTTGTTGACGCCCTCAAGGACGCTGGTATGCATATGGAAGTTGGCACTGGCGAGGATGCCTCGGGCGTATTTGCGCAGGTTGCGAGCGAAGCGCTGTAGCGGCGCGAGGCCGCTGTCCCGGGCGTGCCGCAACCAGGTTCGCCAGCGGCGCCAGCCCTCTCGTACGCTGGGGGCGAACCAGACATCCTTCAGCGCATCCTTGAGGACATAGACCGTAGCCAGCGGCTGGTTGGCCGCGAGTAGTTCTTGAAGCTGCACGGCTTGTCCGTCCTTCAGGTTGTTGCGATTGCGCAGCAGCAGCCAGCGGCTTTGCTTGACCGCCTTTCGTGCCGGCTTGTCTTCGCGCAGGAGGTTGGCCTGGTCAACCCGGATACGGTCGATCACATCCCGACCGTAGCGCGCGACGACGTGAAACAGGTCGTACACCACTTCGGCTTGCGGGCAATGCTTCTTCACCTCCAAATCAAAAGCCGTGTTCATGTCCATGGCCACCGCCTCTATCTGCTGGCAGTGCTTGCCGAGCAATTCAAAGAACGGGCGGACCGCCTCGCGGCTGTTGCCGTGGCCGACCCACAATACCCGCGTTCGCTCGGCATCCATGATGACCGTGGCATAGCGATGCCCTTTGTGCAGGGCGAACTCGTCCATCACCAGGCGGCGGACACCGGTTGAATCGCAGTTGCCTACCTCGGCTTGAAGGCGTCGTTTATCGAGCGTTTTGAGGGTGTGCCAATGCAGGCCGGTGAGCTGGCTGACGTGGCTGATCGGCAGCAGCCGCAGCAAGCTTTCGAGCCATATCCGTAACCGCTGGGTCAGCCGAGATGCTGGCTCCAACCAGTCGATCCGCTCGGTCACCCGCCCACAACTCAGGCAATCGACTCGGCGCACTGGTAGTTGAAGCAGGACGCGCTGATCGAACAGATCACGATCACGCACCAGACGAATCCGGCGATCGTGAATCAACGGGCTGAACTGGCCACAACGCCCGCACTTAGGAAGAGAGCCGGCTTGAGGTTCAAGCTCAATGAGGAGGGTGTTATCGGTAGATGGGCGACAGGTAACGGCGTCGTAGCCTGGCCAGAAAGCGGCAAGATCAATAGGATGCACGGCGACAGCAGGGACAGGTGAAGGGTGTGTTTGGCGACTGCCAATTTACCTGCTTCCCTGACTGTCAACTCGCTCTTCCCCCAGACTCCGCGAAGAACCAATTTTATGCGGTGGTACAACAACGAGCACCGACATAGCCGCATCCGGTTCGTCACACCGGCTGAGCGGCATCGAGGGCTGGACCATCAGGTCTTGGCCCGGCGACATGAGTTGTACGAACGAGCCAAGGAAAACAAACCGGAGCGGTGGTCAGGCCGGACGCGTAACTGGGAACCGATCGGCACCGTGTTGTTGAACCAGGATCGAGAGCAACAGAACGAGAAAATGGCGGCATAGTTAGACGGTTGACGCGACAACTACCTTGAAAAATGCCGTCATGGTAGCTAAGCTAGCACCCCACTAACAATATCGCTATCAGCACATACCGCACCCTGTTCGAACTAATGGATTGTGATGGACACACCAAATAACTCACTGTATGAGGCAACCCATGAAAAAGCAATTAAAAATAATTCTGCTCGCGTCCCACCTGGCTCTGTTTGGCGCGGGAGTTGGGCTAGGGATCTATATACTTCCGATTTTGACAGCACAAGAAAACGCCACCATCGCCGAAATTGAAGAAGTGCAAAAGGTGGCAAAGTATAGCGGAGAGTTCAAGAAAGATCAGAAAGGCAGCGACGCCCTTCACTGGGCGAATGGACAACTTTTTGTTACGGATAACGAAATTGTATTTAAAGGTGATGTAGCACCTGGTCCAGACTACAAAATTTACCTGACAAAGAAACAAGCCACCGACAAAGAATCGTTTTTGGACATAAAGAAAGAAGCAATTCTGATTGGCGAATTGAAAAACTTCGGGAATTTCAAGAAAACCATTCCTGCAAGCGTCAACGTCAACGAGTTTACAACGGTCCAAATATGGTGCGAGCATTTCTCTAAGTTCATCGGCTCCGCAAAATATCAGTAAACAAGCTTAAACTTGGATCTTGCCTGTTCACGAATAACATGCGCCTCATGCCAATGGAAATTAAAGTCTTGCCGGGCATGAGGCCTCCCCTCCACGTCTAGATTCTTGAAGTCAAAATTGACCTCAACCGACCCTCAGACACTGACTACGATGCCTGCATACCCTGAAGCGGTTCACCAGATGGGCTTGCGACAGAGATAAGTACGCGCCAACCTCAGATGCCGCTAAGGCTCTATACGCCGCCTTATCGGAATGGGTGGAATTTTGCGCGCGAGCGTCTAATGTTATCCAAGAGCGAGGGCTCTGATTAGTCCCGTCTCCCATGAAGATTCGCAGACTAAGACCCCTATTAAATCTGTAACATTTCGCTAGTTAAACGTTCATAGTGGAGATAAATAAAATGATTTCTTTACTGTGGGGTGAAATTAACCATATCGACAATGTTAGACCCATAGACGATGAGGACCTGCCATGTCTAAATGAAATATTTGAAATATTGAAAAAGCACAACTGCATAGACAGATTTGGCGTGGCACTACTGCACAAACACTTTGATCTACAAGAAGATGAGGTGCTTCTGGAAACAACCGATGTGGATGGGCGCGAACAGTGGATCAGGCCGATTAAAGAAAGTTACTTAAAAGAAAACCGCATTGAAGCGCAAACAACCCTCGTATGTTACTCCGATGCAGGCCTGTCTCGGATGTGTGTTTGCGCGCGAGGGCCTGATGGTCATATAGGAAGACATGCCAGTACTCCAAGCATGGACTAAGTGTCAAAAATAGCTGGCGTGATAAGCGCAATGGAGGGAGCGTGGAGTGGATAAATATTGCCTCGGATGCCGTGAAAATTGGTATGGGAGCGTTGATCGCTGGAATGTTTGGCTATCTCGTCGCGCTGACCAATACTTCGGCAGAGACCAAAAAACTTCATATCACTAAAAAACAACTGCAGCTGGATAAGGTTATAGAAATACTCAATTCATTCCATAAAAATTATGCACACTATAGAGCCAATGTAAGAAATTACACAGGGCGGTTACAGGAGCTGAGTGCAACACGGTTATTGAATTGAAGCTGGAGCATCATGCCGCATAGCCATAGCTTCCTGCATCACCTCGTCCATAACCTCGATCGGACACTTGAAGTCGAAGCGCTTACGGGGGCGCATGTTCAGTTGCAGTGCGATGGCATCCAGTTCCTCCTGGCTATGCACCGACAAGTCCGTGCCCTTGGGCAGGTACTGGCGGATCAGGCCATTGATGTTTTCGTTACTGCCGCGCTGCCAAGGGCTGTGCGGGTCGCAGAAGTAAATCGCCACCCCGGTCTGCTGGGTGATTTCAGCATGCCGCGCCATTTCTCGGCCCTGGTCGTAGGTCATGCTCTTGCGCATCGCCAGCGGCATGCCATTGAGCGCTGCACTGAAGCCTTCCATCGCCGAGGTCGCCGTCGCGTCGTTCATCTTCACCAGCATCAGGTAGCCACTGGTGCGCTCCACCAGCGTACCTACAGACGAGGCGTTGGCCTTGCCCTTGATCAGGTCGCCTTCCCAATGCCCTGGCATCAGTCGGTCTTCGATCTCCGGCGGACGTACATGAATACTGACCCTCTCAGGGATCTGACCGCGCCGATCCACGCCGCCAGAGCGCGGCCTGCGCATCGTCTTGCTTTGGCGCAGGCAGATGATCAGCTCTTTACGCAGCTCGCCGACTGGCAAGGCATAGATCGCGTTATAGATCGTCTCGCGACAGACGTAGGCATCTCTGAGGCTGGGAATATTCATGCTGCGCAGCTTGCCGGCAATCTGCTCGGGAGACAAACGCTCACGCAGCATATGCGCCACCAATTCGAAGCGCTCGCTACCCGGCAACAGCTTTTGCTTCGGTCGACACACCTGACGGCGGGCCTGCATCTGCTGCTGGGCCACGCGGGCCGAGTAGCCGCCACAGGCATCTCGATTGCGGCGCAGCTCCCGGCTGATGGTCGAAGGGGATCGGTTGATCAAGCAGGCGATCCCGCGCAGGCTGAAACCTTGGGCATGACCGATTTGAATGGTGGCGCGCTCTTCAACGCTGAGTTCGGAATAAGACATAGGGACAGCACCGTACCGGAAAGGTCAGGTGTTGCACTCAGTTTTCGCCGCCGCCCCCTTATTATCACTGCGAGGTGAATAGCTTTTCTGCCAATTGATTATGCCAATGCGATTCTCTTCGCCGAAGATTTCGTCCATGAGCATGCCAAGTCTAAATAGTTCCCTATGATCAATACAGATAGCCATAACCCCGCCTGGGGTTAGCATCTCACGCATCATCCAGATTCTGGGTGTCATGAAGCGCAACCATTTGCTGTGCTTGGACCCATCATCTTTAGGAACTACATCGCCGAGATCTGGATCGTTTGGATCCTTGTCCCACTTGTCGTTATAGCGGAAGTCCTCGCCGGTGTTGTACGGCGGGTCTGTTACTACAAGATCAACTTGACCACGATATTTATAGAGCGTGACCATCGCAGAAAGGTTTTCACCGTCCCAGATCTCATTCTCTGACTGGGCGGTTTCCTCTCCAAAGGATACTTTCTTGATAATACGATGCAGCTTCGGCTTGACCTGGCGGATGATCTGCCAGGGAGCAGCCCGCCCGGTGTAACTCATAACGATGCCATTCTTGCCAGCATCGGCAAGCGCCGCATCATGCTCCTGCAGCATACGGACCAAGGCGGCCCTCGGCAGTTGTTCGTAATCCATGCTTGCCCCTTGAATTCGTGCGGCGGCACCGAAAAGCTGAAAATTCTAGTACCGCTCGTGGATGCTTCACCATCCCTAGGGTGGCGAGTGTACTTGTGAACGTATTGATTTGGCTGTTAAACCGTTGAAAAAGACGGATCAACTGAGTTCCAAACGGGCTGCGTACTGGCTGGCAGATGCGAATCCGGCGCACGCCGCTCCCTTCTGGGCTCAAGCCCGCGAAGCGGGCATAAAGAACCCGGCCGAGGCCGGGATCCTTATGGGCTTATGGGCCGGCGTATTGGTCTGCCCAGTCCAAAGCCGGTGCCACGGGAGCTTGCACCTCCTGAGGCCAGGTTTTGGAGCCCACTGCAAATCGCCCGTAACCCATTAAAAGATAGCTGGGCATCCGACGAAAAGAGCACCAAGGCACCATTACCCTTGAGCTACAGCGCCGCTACGGGGCACCAGTTTGATTTCAACGCGGCGATTTTGGGCGCGACCCTCGGCGGTGTCGTTGGGGGCAATGGGCGAGCTGGAGCCTGCACCAAAGGTTTGCAGGCGCGAAGGATCGACGCCATTGCTGCGCAAAGAGAAAAAGGGGACTGATTTATGTGCGCCAGGCAAAGCTTGGTCGCCTGGGAATGACGGCGCAAGCCGTCACGAAATGGCGTAAGAAACCCAGCGGGTATGACCCCCGCCCGGTAAAGGTTAGCCACCGACCGGAAGCGAGTCTTGCGTGGTGACCGGGTAACCGGCGCTGCGAAGCGTAGACAGCAGAAAAGGGGATTTATTTTCCCTACTCTAAAACGGCCGCTGTTGGCCGATTGCTGCCTGTCGTGGACGACCGTTTAACTTCAAAGCCTGACTGGATTGCAAACTGCTGACACGCGTAGATTCTGTTTTCGACTCGTTTAATGCCGTCGATGCCAGGCCATAAACAGAGAGGAAACAACCGCTCGAAAATTCGAGCCATAGACTCTAGAGCCAGTGGGTAGTCGGAGTCATGTTCCTGCAACCATCAAATCCAGATTCTGCACCGCCGCTCCAGCGGCTCCCTTCCCAAGATTGTCAAACACCGCAGCCAACAAAACCTGCCCCGTCTCATCATTTTCACACACCACCAATCGCAAACTATCAGTCCCGTTAAGCGCCTGAGGATCAAGGCACGTCAACCCTTTGGCCTCCTGCATCGACATCACCTGTACATGGTCCGCATCGACGTAGTGCTGCATAAGACACGCATGCAACCGCACCGCATCCACGCCCGGCGCCAACAAGCGAAGTTGCAACGGTATGGTCAGCACGATCCCCTGCCGAAAAGCCCCATAAGCCGGCACAAACATCGGCCGCTCCATCAGACCGCTTTGCTGCTGAATCTCCGGAATATGTTTGTGTGCCAGCCCCAGACCATAAACCTGAAACGCGGGCGCCTGTGATGCGCCCTCTCCCTCATGCTCTTGCACGCCAACGCGCCCTTTTCCGGAATAGCCCGACACAGCATGAATGTTCGTCGGATAGTCCCTGGGCAGCAACCCGGCCTCCAGCAATGGGCGCAGCAGCCCTATCGCCCCCGTGGGATAGCAACCGGGATTGCTGACCCGCCGTGCCGTGGCGATGCGTTGGGCCTGCTGCGAGTTCATCTCCGCGAAACCATAGGTCCAGTCTAGATGGGTGCGGTGCGCCGAACTCGCATCGATCACCCGAACGGCGGGGTTTTCGATGCTCGCTACAGCGTCGCGTGCGGCTTGGTCGGGCAAGCAGAGAATCGCGATGTCGCAGGCGTTGATGATTTCGGCGCGACGTTGCGGATCCTTGCGATGTTCGGGGCTGAGCGTGATAAGCCGCAGATCGGTCCGGTCGCGTAGACGTTGATGGATTTGCAACCCGGTGGTGCCTTGGTCGCCGTCGATGAATATAAGAGGACTTGCCATGGAATGCTCTCGGACATAGGAAATCAGGAGTTCCAATCTTCAGTGAGGGGCTAAGATAGGAAAAGTTGAATTTCTAAACGATGAAATTCAGCTTTTCTGAACAAGGAGTGACTCATGCGCGAAATCAGCCTGGACCGTCTGCGCACGTTGGTGGCCATTGCCGACCTGGGTTCGTTTGCCGAGGCGGCCCGTGTGCTGCACCTCGCGCCACCCACGGTCAGTTTGCATATTGCCGACCTGGAGTCGCGGGTTGGCGGAAAGCTGTTGTCGCGCACACGTGGGCGCATTCAGCCTTCGGCGATTGGAGAAACGCTGGTGGAGCGCGCGCGGCGCCTGTTGGCGGATGCGGAGCAGGCGCTTGAGGACGTGGAGCGTCAGGTGCAGGGCTTGGCCGGGCGTGTGCGGCTGGGTGCCTCCACAGGGGCCATCGCACAGTTGATGCCGCAAGCTTTGGAGACGTTGGGCCAACGCCACCCGCTATCGATGTGCAGGTCGCGGTGCTCACGTCGCAGGAAACTTTGAAGAAGCTTGCCGAGGGCTCTTTGGAGATCGGTCTGGTCGCGCTGCCACAGACCCCGGT of the Pseudomonas asiatica genome contains:
- a CDS encoding DUF2798 domain-containing protein gives rise to the protein MKIPARYEHFVFGVVQSGLTCAVAAAIATTPHALDLAFAGRWLNAWALSWVSMLPVVVLAAPMIRRVVRRMTVG
- a CDS encoding cysteine hydrolase family protein, translated to MSHLYADPAEPALPATGFKLDLSKAALVVIDPQNDFLSPAGASWAVFGESIVENNTVENLEKLFKAFKAHDLPVAVSPHYYYPHDHDWHFGGPLEKVMHSICMFDRKGPNTLENFEGSGADFLEIYKPYILDGETIIASPHKVYGPETNDLALQLRKKGVSQIILAGMAANLCVESHLRELLEQGFEIVVVRDATAGPRLPDGDGYLAAIINYRFLAHGLWTTEETIAQLQPA
- a CDS encoding TetR/AcrR family transcriptional regulator, whose amino-acid sequence is MARPVNLEVRSRLLSIGRQVVHNRGFNGCGVQDITAAAEIPKGSFYNYFASKEDFAAEILEEYWTSIETRHGPIFYDARVKPLERIGQFFQALVLEHGEHEYSLGCLIGNLSLEMSNGSEQTRKRLADVLARWEGLLASCLREAQQRRELSETHDAEALASVIVEGWEGAVMRGKVLRDGAPLQRFVSMVLPRLLE
- a CDS encoding GntR family transcriptional regulator, encoding MSNPYPIQTLNHSYLGSGIYELLREALITGRFQPDDRLRIRDLAEQLGTSVTPVRDAILQLAKEQALILKTPRDIRVPILTAAQYGEIRSIRLALEGLAAETAAALVTDSELADLQACIENNIAAINAQDLQAALKCNQQFHYALTTIARMPVLAGLLDSLWMRTGPLIARAYGNFNERMAIDHHWEVLDALKRRDGAAARAAICRDILDGNEKMLEYIEMAQAD
- a CDS encoding ISL3 family transposase → MHPIDLAAFWPGYDAVTCRPSTDNTLLIELEPQAGSLPKCGRCGQFSPLIHDRRIRLVRDRDLFDQRVLLQLPVRRVDCLSCGRVTERIDWLEPASRLTQRLRIWLESLLRLLPISHVSQLTGLHWHTLKTLDKRRLQAEVGNCDSTGVRRLVMDEFALHKGHRYATVIMDAERTRVLWVGHGNSREAVRPFFELLGKHCQQIEAVAMDMNTAFDLEVKKHCPQAEVVYDLFHVVARYGRDVIDRIRVDQANLLREDKPARKAVKQSRWLLLRNRNNLKDGQAVQLQELLAANQPLATVYVLKDALKDVWFAPSVREGWRRWRTWLRHARDSGLAPLQRFARNLRKYARGILASANFHMHTSVLEGVNNRIKVIKRMAYGFRDSEYFFLKIKAAFPGKAR
- a CDS encoding DM13 domain-containing protein; translated protein: MKKQLKIILLASHLALFGAGVGLGIYILPILTAQENATIAEIEEVQKVAKYSGEFKKDQKGSDALHWANGQLFVTDNEIVFKGDVAPGPDYKIYLTKKQATDKESFLDIKKEAILIGELKNFGNFKKTIPASVNVNEFTTVQIWCEHFSKFIGSAKYQ
- a CDS encoding IS30 family transposase — protein: MSYSELSVEERATIQIGHAQGFSLRGIACLINRSPSTISRELRRNRDACGGYSARVAQQQMQARRQVCRPKQKLLPGSERFELVAHMLRERLSPEQIAGKLRSMNIPSLRDAYVCRETIYNAIYALPVGELRKELIICLRQSKTMRRPRSGGVDRRGQIPERVSIHVRPPEIEDRLMPGHWEGDLIKGKANASSVGTLVERTSGYLMLVKMNDATATSAMEGFSAALNGMPLAMRKSMTYDQGREMARHAEITQQTGVAIYFCDPHSPWQRGSNENINGLIRQYLPKGTDLSVHSQEELDAIALQLNMRPRKRFDFKCPIEVMDEVMQEAMAMRHDAPASIQ
- a CDS encoding DNA methyltransferase, yielding MDYEQLPRAALVRMLQEHDAALADAGKNGIVMSYTGRAAPWQIIRQVKPKLHRIIKKVSFGEETAQSENEIWDGENLSAMVTLYKYRGQVDLVVTDPPYNTGEDFRYNDKWDKDPNDPDLGDVVPKDDGSKHSKWLRFMTPRIWMMREMLTPGGVMAICIDHRELFRLGMLMDEIFGEENRIGIINWQKSYSPRSDNKGAAAKTECNT
- the argC gene encoding N-acetyl-gamma-glutamyl-phosphate reductase, which produces MASPLIFIDGDQGTTGLQIHQRLRDRTDLRLITLSPEHRKDPQRRAEIINACDIAILCLPDQAARDAVASIENPAVRVIDASSAHRTHLDWTYGFAEMNSQQAQRIATARRVSNPGCYPTGAIGLLRPLLEAGLLPRDYPTNIHAVSGYSGKGRVGVQEHEGEGASQAPAFQVYGLGLAHKHIPEIQQQSGLMERPMFVPAYGAFRQGIVLTIPLQLRLLAPGVDAVRLHACLMQHYVDADHVQVMSMQEAKGLTCLDPQALNGTDSLRLVVCENDETGQVLLAAVFDNLGKGAAGAAVQNLDLMVAGT